One stretch of Chlamydia abortus DNA includes these proteins:
- a CDS encoding V-type ATP synthase subunit A produces MVTTSGQTTQGYVIEAYGNLLRVRFDGHVRQGEVAYVNVNDAWLKAEVIEVVGQEVKIQVFEDTQDVCRGALVTFSGHLLEAELGPGLLQEIFDGLQNRLQVLAESSFFLKRGEYVNALCKNTLWEYTPKAVVGDVLVRGDALGVVKEGYFNHKIMVPFSCFKEVTITWVISEGEYSVDTVVAKARDADGQEYSFTMVQKWPIKQAFIQGDKVPCHEIMDVGVRILDTQVPVLKGGTFCTPGPFGAGKTVLQHHLSKYAAVDIVILCACGERAGEVVEVLQEFPHLTDPHTGKSLMHRTCIICNTSSMPVAARESSIYLGITIAEYYRQMGLHVLLLADSTSRWAQALREISGRLEEIPGEEAFPAYLASRIAAFYERGGAVRMKDGSEGSLTICGAVSPAGGNFEEPVTQATLSVVGAFCGLSKARADARRYPSIDPMISWSKYLDQVGEILEDKVQGWGEAVKKANYFLREGSEIGKRMEVVGEEGIPMEDMEIYLKSELYDFCYLQQNAFDPVDCYCPFDRQIELFALMSRIFDARFNFDSPDNARSFFLELQSKIKTLNGQKFLSDEYKEGMEVVLRLLETKMVQTA; encoded by the coding sequence ATGGTAACAACTTCGGGACAAACGACTCAGGGATATGTTATAGAGGCCTATGGCAATTTATTGCGTGTACGTTTTGATGGACACGTGCGCCAAGGGGAAGTTGCTTACGTTAATGTCAATGACGCGTGGTTAAAGGCTGAAGTTATTGAGGTTGTTGGTCAAGAGGTTAAGATCCAAGTCTTTGAAGACACGCAAGATGTTTGTCGAGGAGCTTTGGTTACTTTCTCTGGACACTTGCTAGAAGCGGAATTAGGGCCAGGATTATTACAAGAGATTTTTGACGGATTGCAAAATCGTCTGCAGGTGTTGGCAGAGAGCAGCTTTTTCTTAAAAAGAGGAGAATATGTCAATGCTCTTTGTAAGAACACATTGTGGGAATACACTCCCAAAGCTGTTGTTGGAGATGTTCTTGTTCGTGGAGATGCTCTAGGGGTGGTTAAAGAAGGGTACTTTAATCATAAAATTATGGTGCCATTTTCTTGTTTCAAAGAGGTAACGATTACCTGGGTGATCTCAGAAGGTGAATATAGTGTTGACACCGTAGTTGCTAAAGCTCGAGATGCTGATGGTCAAGAATATAGCTTTACTATGGTTCAGAAATGGCCGATTAAGCAAGCCTTCATCCAAGGAGATAAAGTTCCTTGCCATGAAATTATGGACGTGGGTGTCAGGATTTTAGATACCCAAGTTCCTGTATTGAAAGGAGGAACATTCTGTACTCCTGGTCCTTTTGGCGCAGGGAAAACGGTTCTGCAACACCATTTATCTAAATATGCGGCTGTGGATATTGTGATTCTCTGTGCTTGTGGAGAGCGTGCCGGTGAGGTGGTCGAGGTATTGCAAGAATTTCCTCATCTTACAGATCCACATACTGGAAAATCTTTAATGCATAGGACGTGCATTATCTGTAATACATCCTCCATGCCTGTGGCTGCTAGGGAATCCTCTATCTACTTAGGTATTACTATAGCTGAATATTATAGGCAAATGGGTCTGCACGTGCTTTTACTCGCAGATTCAACATCACGATGGGCTCAAGCTTTAAGAGAAATTTCTGGAAGATTAGAAGAAATCCCTGGGGAAGAGGCTTTCCCAGCCTATCTGGCATCGAGAATAGCAGCATTTTACGAACGTGGTGGTGCTGTCCGTATGAAAGATGGTTCTGAAGGCTCCTTAACGATATGTGGAGCTGTATCTCCTGCTGGAGGGAATTTTGAAGAACCTGTAACTCAGGCGACTTTATCAGTAGTGGGTGCCTTTTGTGGTCTTTCTAAGGCTCGTGCTGATGCGAGACGTTATCCTTCAATTGACCCGATGATTTCATGGTCAAAATACTTAGACCAAGTTGGAGAGATACTAGAAGATAAGGTTCAAGGGTGGGGAGAAGCAGTAAAAAAAGCTAATTACTTTCTTCGTGAAGGCTCTGAAATTGGCAAACGCATGGAAGTGGTTGGGGAAGAAGGGATCCCCATGGAGGATATGGAAATCTACTTAAAATCTGAGTTATACGATTTCTGCTACCTTCAACAAAATGCTTTTGATCCCGTGGATTGTTATTGCCCTTTTGATCGGCAAATTGAGTTATTTGCATTAATGAGTCGTATTTTTGATGCGAGATTTAATTTCGATAGTCCCGACAATGCGAGAAGTTTCTTCCTGGAATTGCAAAGTAAAATCAAAACCTTAAATGGACAGAAGTTCCTTTCTGATGAATATAAGGAAGGGATGGAAGTAGTTCTTAGGTTGTTAGAGACGAAGATGGTACAAACAGCGTAA
- the rpoC gene encoding DNA-directed RNA polymerase subunit beta' produces the protein MFGEGSRDNVALSKEGLFDKLEIGIASDITIRDKWSCGEIKKPETINYRTFKPEKGGLFCEKIFGPTKDWECCCGKYKKIKHKGIVCDRCGVEVTLSKVRRERMAHIELAVLIVHIWFFKTTPSRIGNVLGMTASDLERIIYYEEYVVIDPGKTDLNKKQLLNDAQYREVIEKWGKDSFVAKMGGEAIYDLLKSEDLQSLLKELKDRLRKTKSQQARMKLAKRLKIIEGFVSSSNHAEWMVLKSVPVVPPDLRPLVPLDGGRFATSDLNDLYRRVINRNNRLKAILRLKTPEVIVRNEKRMLQEAVDALFDNGRHGHPVMGAGNRPLKSLSEMLKGKNGRFRQNLLGKRVDYSGRSVIIVGPELKFNQCGLPKEMALELFEPFIIKRLKDQGSVYTIRSAKKMIQRGAPEVWDVLEEIIKGHPVLLNRAPTLHRLGIQAFEPVLIEGKAIRVHPLVCAAFNADFDGDQMAVHVPLSIEAQLEAKVLMMAPDNIFLPSSGKPVATPSKDMTLGIYYLMADPTYFPEDHGGKIKIFKDVTEVLRALYSGGFLDEHTDGRRDETGRGIHIHEKIKVRIDGQVIETTPGRVLFNRIVPKELGFQNYSMPSKRISELILQCYKKVGLEATVRFLDDLKDLGFIQATKAAISMGLKDVKIPEIKSEILKEAYDKVAIVKKQYDDGIITDGERHSKTISIWTEVSELLSDALYVEISKQTKSKHNPLFLMIDSGARGNKSQLKQLGALRGLMAKPNGAIIESPITSNFREGLTVLEYSISSHGARKGLADTALKTADSGYLTRRLVDVAQDVIITEKDCGTLNHIEITAIRQGSEELLPLKDRIYGRTVSEDIYQPGDKSKLLAENGDVITSAQAELIDDAGIESIKIRSTLTCESRRGVCAKCYGLNLANGRLIGLGEAVGIIAAQSIGEPGTQLTMRTFHLGGIAATSSTPEIVTNCDGILVYIDLRVVVGQDGNHLVLNKKGAIHVVRDEGRSLEEYKKLLSTKSIESLETYPVELGVKILVGDGEKVTAGQRIAEVELHNIPIICDKPGFVKYEDLVEGISTEKVANKNTGLVELIVKQHRGELHPQIAIYSDPGLTELVGTYAIPSGAIVSVEENQKVDPGMLLARLPRGAIKTKDITGGLPRVAELVEARKPEDAADIAKIDGVVDFKGIQKNKRILVVRDEITGMEEEHLIPLTKHLIVQRGDHVMKGQQLTDGLVVPHEILEICGVRELQKYLVNEVQEVYRLQGVDINDKHVEIIVRQMLQKVRITDPGDTTLLFGEEVNKKEFYEENKRTEEEGGKPAQAVPVLLGITKASLGTESFISAASFQDTTRVLTDAACSSKTDYLLGFKENVIMGHMIPGGTGFDTHKRIKQYLEKEQEELVFDFVSESECAC, from the coding sequence ATGTTCGGAGAAGGTTCTCGAGACAATGTCGCTCTATCTAAAGAGGGGCTATTTGATAAATTAGAAATTGGAATTGCCTCAGATATTACTATTCGTGATAAGTGGTCTTGTGGGGAAATCAAGAAACCTGAAACAATCAATTACCGTACGTTTAAACCTGAAAAAGGTGGACTATTTTGCGAAAAGATTTTTGGTCCTACAAAGGACTGGGAATGCTGTTGTGGTAAATACAAGAAGATCAAACATAAAGGTATTGTTTGTGATCGCTGCGGAGTAGAGGTGACTCTTTCTAAGGTTCGTCGTGAACGTATGGCTCATATTGAGTTGGCAGTACTTATCGTACATATATGGTTTTTTAAGACTACACCTTCAAGAATAGGTAACGTCTTAGGAATGACCGCTTCTGATCTTGAAAGGATTATTTATTACGAAGAATATGTAGTTATCGATCCAGGTAAAACAGATTTAAATAAAAAGCAGCTTTTAAATGATGCTCAATATCGAGAAGTCATCGAGAAGTGGGGGAAAGATTCCTTTGTAGCTAAAATGGGCGGAGAGGCTATCTATGATTTGTTGAAATCAGAAGATCTCCAAAGTTTATTAAAGGAGCTTAAGGATCGTCTGCGAAAAACCAAATCTCAGCAAGCCAGAATGAAACTTGCTAAGCGATTGAAAATTATCGAAGGTTTTGTCTCTTCTTCGAACCACGCTGAGTGGATGGTTTTAAAAAGCGTTCCTGTTGTTCCACCCGATCTGCGTCCTTTGGTTCCATTAGATGGTGGAAGGTTTGCTACTTCTGATTTAAATGATTTATACCGTCGTGTAATTAACCGAAATAATCGTCTAAAAGCTATTTTAAGGCTAAAAACTCCTGAAGTGATCGTTCGTAATGAAAAACGTATGCTACAGGAAGCTGTGGACGCTCTATTTGATAACGGTCGTCATGGACACCCTGTGATGGGAGCTGGGAACCGTCCATTAAAATCCCTTTCTGAAATGTTGAAAGGGAAAAATGGACGTTTCCGACAAAATCTTTTAGGTAAGCGTGTGGACTATTCTGGACGTTCTGTCATTATCGTGGGTCCAGAATTGAAGTTTAATCAATGCGGTTTGCCTAAAGAAATGGCTCTTGAATTGTTTGAACCCTTCATTATTAAAAGATTAAAAGATCAGGGTAGTGTCTATACTATTCGTTCTGCTAAGAAAATGATTCAACGCGGAGCTCCCGAAGTTTGGGATGTTCTAGAAGAAATTATTAAAGGCCATCCCGTATTGCTTAACCGAGCTCCTACACTCCACCGCTTAGGAATACAGGCGTTTGAACCTGTATTAATTGAAGGTAAAGCGATTCGTGTGCATCCCCTAGTCTGCGCAGCATTTAACGCGGACTTCGATGGAGATCAAATGGCTGTTCACGTGCCACTGTCTATAGAAGCGCAATTAGAAGCCAAAGTTTTGATGATGGCTCCTGATAACATCTTCTTGCCATCTTCTGGAAAGCCTGTCGCTACACCTTCTAAGGATATGACCTTAGGTATTTACTATCTTATGGCAGACCCGACATATTTTCCCGAAGATCACGGAGGAAAAATCAAGATCTTTAAGGACGTTACGGAAGTCTTGCGAGCCTTGTATTCTGGCGGATTCCTAGATGAACATACGGATGGTCGTCGCGATGAAACAGGTCGTGGTATTCATATTCACGAGAAAATTAAAGTACGCATCGATGGTCAAGTGATTGAAACGACTCCAGGAAGAGTTCTGTTTAATAGAATTGTTCCTAAAGAGTTAGGGTTCCAAAACTACAGCATGCCAAGTAAGCGTATCAGTGAATTGATTTTACAATGCTATAAGAAAGTGGGGCTGGAAGCTACTGTACGCTTCTTAGATGATCTCAAGGACTTAGGATTTATCCAAGCCACAAAAGCGGCGATCTCTATGGGATTGAAAGATGTAAAAATTCCTGAGATTAAAAGTGAAATTCTTAAAGAAGCTTATGACAAGGTTGCCATTGTTAAGAAACAATACGATGATGGTATTATCACCGATGGCGAACGTCATTCTAAAACGATTAGTATTTGGACTGAAGTTTCAGAACTCTTATCCGATGCTCTGTATGTTGAAATTAGTAAGCAAACTAAAAGCAAACATAACCCTCTGTTCTTGATGATAGATTCAGGAGCTCGAGGTAACAAGTCTCAGTTGAAGCAGTTGGGAGCTTTACGAGGTTTAATGGCGAAGCCAAACGGTGCGATTATCGAATCCCCGATTACCTCTAATTTCCGCGAAGGATTAACCGTTCTTGAGTATTCCATTTCTTCTCACGGTGCTAGAAAAGGTTTAGCTGATACTGCATTGAAAACAGCGGATTCTGGGTATTTAACTCGAAGACTTGTTGACGTAGCTCAAGATGTCATCATTACCGAAAAAGATTGCGGAACATTGAATCATATCGAAATTACTGCAATTCGCCAGGGTTCAGAAGAGCTGTTACCTTTAAAAGATCGTATTTATGGTCGTACGGTATCAGAAGATATCTATCAACCTGGTGATAAAAGTAAGCTTCTGGCTGAGAATGGCGATGTGATTACATCTGCTCAGGCTGAACTGATTGATGACGCAGGAATTGAAAGTATTAAAATTCGCTCCACACTTACTTGTGAAAGTCGCCGTGGTGTCTGCGCTAAGTGTTACGGGTTAAACCTTGCTAATGGTCGCCTGATTGGTTTGGGAGAAGCTGTCGGTATTATAGCCGCTCAATCCATTGGTGAACCTGGAACACAGCTAACAATGAGAACGTTCCACCTTGGAGGTATCGCAGCGACATCTTCAACTCCAGAAATTGTTACAAACTGTGATGGTATCCTAGTATACATAGATCTACGTGTTGTTGTGGGTCAAGATGGAAATCACTTGGTCTTGAATAAGAAAGGCGCTATCCATGTTGTCCGTGATGAAGGACGTAGTTTAGAAGAATACAAGAAACTTCTAAGCACCAAGTCTATAGAAAGTTTAGAGACTTATCCAGTAGAGCTCGGTGTGAAGATTTTAGTAGGTGATGGGGAGAAGGTAACTGCAGGCCAAAGAATTGCTGAGGTCGAATTACATAATATTCCAATTATTTGTGATAAGCCTGGTTTTGTAAAATACGAAGACTTAGTAGAGGGTATTTCTACAGAAAAAGTAGCTAACAAAAACACAGGTTTAGTCGAGCTTATTGTTAAACAGCATCGTGGAGAACTACATCCTCAAATTGCTATTTATTCTGATCCTGGTTTGACAGAATTGGTTGGAACATACGCGATTCCTTCTGGAGCGATTGTTTCTGTCGAAGAAAATCAAAAAGTTGATCCGGGGATGTTATTAGCAAGATTACCTCGAGGAGCCATTAAGACTAAGGATATTACCGGGGGGCTACCTAGGGTTGCTGAATTAGTTGAAGCTCGTAAGCCTGAAGACGCTGCAGATATTGCAAAGATTGATGGTGTTGTAGACTTTAAAGGAATTCAGAAAAATAAACGTATTCTTGTTGTCCGTGACGAAATCACAGGAATGGAAGAAGAACACCTGATTCCGTTGACCAAACACTTAATTGTTCAACGTGGAGATCATGTAATGAAAGGACAGCAGCTAACAGATGGCTTGGTTGTTCCACATGAGATCCTAGAAATTTGCGGTGTGCGCGAATTGCAGAAATATTTAGTGAATGAGGTTCAAGAAGTTTATCGTCTACAAGGTGTGGACATTAATGATAAGCATGTGGAAATCATTGTTCGTCAAATGTTGCAGAAGGTTCGCATTACTGACCCAGGTGATACTACTTTACTCTTCGGGGAAGAAGTGAATAAAAAAGAATTCTACGAAGAAAATAAACGTACTGAAGAGGAAGGTGGAAAACCAGCACAAGCTGTTCCTGTATTATTGGGAATTACCAAAGCTTCCTTGGGTACAGAATCGTTTATTTCTGCCGCATCCTTCCAAGATACGACGCGGGTATTAACTGATGCAGCGTGTAGTAGTAAAACTGACTACCTATTAGGATTCAAAGAGAATGTCATTATGGGACACATGATTCCTGGAGGTACAGGGTTTGATACACATAAGCGCATTAAGCAGTACTTAGAAAAAGAACAAGAGGAACTTGTCTTTGACTTTGTAAGTGAGTCTGAATGCGCTTGTTAG
- a CDS encoding DUF2764 family protein — translation MTQYYFLSSFFLPQLPESRPVYSFDDLDALLHLNLSKEDLGYYVILKRFFDFENFAFFWSGKPLPHSYGVVTQENVESMVNLQQWSDDCEFEDFFKDFLLQYKTSQERVENFSSLVREFLSYYQQSSSEFLHTYFTFKQNLRVILAGFRSRVMKLDVSYVLRDEDSSNPVVLQVLMQKDAPNYELPEEFSDLSDVLQDYGRLPHTLNRTLSLYEFHKIEEMYRDKYFDTNAVLARVTAYLFAIRNSMVDLEKGKNIINSMEKAITW, via the coding sequence ATGACTCAATACTATTTTTTATCGTCGTTTTTTCTTCCTCAGCTTCCTGAGTCTCGCCCTGTTTATTCTTTTGATGATCTTGATGCTCTTCTACATTTAAACTTATCCAAAGAAGATCTAGGATACTATGTTATCTTAAAACGCTTCTTTGATTTTGAAAATTTTGCGTTTTTCTGGTCAGGAAAGCCATTGCCTCATTCTTATGGTGTAGTCACACAAGAGAATGTCGAAAGTATGGTCAATCTCCAACAATGGTCTGATGATTGTGAATTTGAGGATTTCTTTAAGGATTTCTTGTTGCAATATAAGACTTCTCAAGAACGTGTTGAGAACTTTTCCTCATTAGTTAGGGAATTTCTATCTTATTATCAACAGAGTTCTTCTGAGTTTCTTCATACGTATTTTACTTTTAAGCAAAACCTACGTGTGATTTTAGCTGGCTTTCGTTCCCGGGTGATGAAGCTTGATGTTTCTTATGTATTAAGGGATGAAGATAGTTCCAATCCTGTCGTGCTTCAAGTGTTGATGCAAAAAGATGCACCTAATTATGAATTACCCGAAGAATTCTCAGATTTGAGTGATGTGTTACAAGACTATGGACGTTTACCTCATACATTGAATCGTACATTATCTTTGTACGAATTTCATAAGATTGAAGAGATGTACCGAGACAAATATTTTGATACAAATGCAGTTTTGGCAAGGGTGACTGCGTATTTATTTGCTATTCGCAATAGCATGGTAGATTTAGAGAAAGGCAAAAACATTATTAATTCTATGGAAAAGGCAATCACATGGTAA
- a CDS encoding V-type ATP synthase subunit E, whose amino-acid sequence MADLGAEDKLKQICDALRIETLKPAEDEADAIVRNAKEQAKRIIDEAQEEASRIITSATEEADHKLKQGESALAQAGKRSLESLKQAVENKVFKESLAEWLENTLADPEVSAKLVAALIQAIEDKGISGDLTAYIGKHVATRAVNEFLGKTVLAKLKGKGVAIGKFVGGVQLRVEDKNWVLDLSSDTLLDLLMRYLQKDFREMIFQGS is encoded by the coding sequence ATGGCAGATCTCGGTGCAGAAGATAAATTAAAGCAAATCTGCGATGCTCTACGAATAGAAACTTTAAAGCCTGCTGAAGATGAAGCAGACGCTATTGTGCGTAATGCAAAGGAACAGGCAAAAAGGATAATAGACGAGGCTCAAGAAGAAGCTAGTCGCATTATTACTTCGGCTACAGAAGAAGCTGATCACAAACTAAAACAAGGAGAATCTGCTTTAGCGCAAGCAGGCAAGCGTTCCTTGGAAAGTTTAAAACAAGCTGTAGAAAATAAAGTTTTTAAAGAGTCCTTGGCGGAGTGGCTAGAGAATACTTTAGCTGATCCAGAGGTGTCTGCTAAACTTGTTGCAGCGTTGATACAGGCTATAGAAGACAAAGGCATTTCCGGGGATCTTACAGCCTATATCGGTAAACACGTGGCAACAAGAGCCGTGAATGAATTCCTAGGGAAAACCGTTTTGGCGAAACTTAAAGGTAAAGGAGTCGCCATCGGGAAGTTTGTCGGTGGTGTTCAATTAAGAGTGGAAGATAAGAACTGGGTTTTAGATCTTAGTTCAGATACCTTGCTTGATCTTTTGATGCGTTATTTGCAAAAAGATTTTCGTGAAATGATATTTCAGGGTTCCTAG
- the tal gene encoding transaldolase, with amino-acid sequence MSSQFEQLKLLSVLVCDTGDPELVKSSESQDATTNPSLILKVAQEPKYQELLTEAIAWGIRQNGDDVQTLTFVLDKIQVNFGLEILKHIPGRVSLEIDARLSFNTEAMVQRAIFLSELFAASGGDKKRLLVKIPGTWEGIQAVELLEKQGIACNVTLIFNLIQAIAAAKAKATLISPFVGRIYDWWIAAYGDDGYSIDADPGVASVSNIYTYYKKFDITTQIMAASFRSKEQVLALAGCDLLTVSPKLLDELKKDQSPVERKLDPAEAKKLDVQPVELTESIFRFLMNEDAMATEKLAEGIRIFSGDTQILEAAVTEFIKQIAAQDV; translated from the coding sequence ATGTCCAGTCAATTCGAGCAACTCAAACTCTTGAGCGTTCTTGTTTGTGACACTGGTGATCCAGAGTTAGTTAAGTCTTCAGAGTCTCAAGATGCAACGACAAATCCGTCTCTTATTCTCAAAGTTGCACAAGAACCAAAGTATCAAGAATTGCTAACAGAAGCTATTGCTTGGGGAATTCGACAGAATGGTGATGATGTTCAAACCCTCACTTTTGTTTTAGACAAAATACAAGTGAATTTTGGTCTAGAAATTCTAAAACACATTCCAGGTAGAGTTTCTTTAGAAATAGATGCTCGTCTTTCGTTTAATACAGAAGCTATGGTACAACGAGCTATTTTCTTAAGCGAGTTGTTTGCTGCCTCTGGAGGAGATAAAAAGCGTCTTTTAGTTAAGATTCCCGGTACTTGGGAGGGGATACAAGCAGTAGAATTATTAGAGAAACAAGGTATTGCTTGTAATGTCACCCTGATCTTTAATTTAATTCAAGCTATCGCTGCTGCAAAAGCAAAAGCCACTTTAATTTCGCCATTTGTTGGGCGCATTTATGATTGGTGGATAGCAGCTTATGGAGACGATGGGTACTCTATAGATGCAGATCCTGGTGTAGCTTCTGTATCGAATATCTATACATATTATAAGAAGTTTGATATCACTACACAAATTATGGCTGCTTCTTTTCGTTCTAAAGAACAGGTGTTAGCTTTAGCTGGATGTGATTTATTAACAGTTTCTCCTAAACTGTTAGACGAACTCAAGAAGGATCAGTCTCCAGTCGAAAGAAAGTTAGACCCAGCCGAAGCTAAGAAACTCGATGTTCAGCCTGTTGAATTAACAGAAAGCATATTCCGTTTCTTAATGAATGAAGACGCTATGGCTACCGAGAAACTCGCTGAGGGAATCCGTATATTTTCTGGTGATACCCAGATTCTTGAAGCCGCTGTTACAGAATTTATTAAGCAAATAGCTGCACAAGATGTGTAA